The following coding sequences are from one Lolium rigidum isolate FL_2022 chromosome 6, APGP_CSIRO_Lrig_0.1, whole genome shotgun sequence window:
- the LOC124660220 gene encoding probable receptor-like protein kinase At2g42960: MSSPDISAALSRTTPVFNLRVWVLIAIGIGILMAILFILVLWLSIRRKNKTEKGFDGMSQAEIPVVSKEINIDKGADTQSMNDGEVAFMPVHDKYTKMKNVALLAETRSVDVDAFSQCSSLYNIEKAGSSYSEDYNSSGPKKAGSSPYGYASGSPLVGLPEMSHLGWGHWFTLRDLEFATGRFAKSNILGEGGYGVVYKGRLMNGTEVAVKKILNNVGQAEKEFRVEVEAIGHVRHKNLVRLLGYCVEGIHRMLVYEYVNNGNLEQWLHGAMSQHGILSWESRMKILLGTAKALAYLHEAIDPKVVHRDIKSSNILIDTEFNSKVSDFGLAKLLDSDASHINTRVMGTYGYVAPEYANSGMLNEKSDIYSFGVVLLECITARDPVDYSKPADESNLVEWLKMMVSTKRAEEVVDPSLEIKPPKRALKRAILVGLKCVDPDADKRPKMSHVVQMLEAVQKAYQEDLKKHSQMGSVDLESQQSLEELSNGADA, encoded by the exons ATGTCGTCACCTGACATCAGCGCAGCGTTGTCACGGACAACACCCGTGTTCAATTTGAGAGTATGGGTCTTGATTGCCATCGGCATTGGAATCCTGATGGCAATTCTGTTCATCTTAGTACTGTGGCTTTCCATCCGAAGGAAAAATAAGACAGAGAAAGGATTTGATGGTATGTCGCAAGCAGAGATACCTGTTGTGTCCAAGGAAATCAACATTGACAAAGGAGCTGACACACAAAGTATGAATGACGGTGAAGTGGCCTTCATGCCAGTGCATGATAAGTATACAAAAATGAAGAACGTGGCGCTTTTGGCAGAGACTAGATCTGTCGATGTCGATGCGTTCAGCCAATGCAGCTCATTGTACAATATAGAGAAGGCTGGAAGCTCATACTCTGAAGATTACAACAGTTCGGGTCCCAAGAAGGCAGGCAGTTCCCCATATGGATATGCGTCAGGTTCACCTCTAGTTGGCCTGCCAGAGATGTCGCATTTGGGCTGGGGGCACTGGTTCACCTTGAGGGACCTGGAGTTTGCAACAGGTCGGTTTGCGAAGAGCAATATCCTTGGAGAGGGTGGCTATGGAGTTGTCTACAAAGGCCGACTCATGAATGGGACCGAGGTAGCTGTGAAGAAGATCCTTAACAATGT AGGGCAGGCAGAGAAGGAATTTAGAGTAGAAGTTGAAGCCATTGGTCATGTTCGGCATAAGAATCTGGTGCGGCTTCTGGGGTACTGTGTTGAAGGGATACACAG GATGCTTGTCTATGAGTATGTAAACAATGGTAACCTAGAACAATGGCTTCATGGGGCCATGAGTCAACATGGTATCCTTAGTTGGGAAAGCCGTATGAAGATTCTCCTTGGGACAGCAAAAGC GCTTGCATACCTTCATGAAGCTATAGACCCCAAAGTTGTACACCGAGATATTAAGTCGAGTAACATCTTAATTGACACTGAATTCAATAGCAAAGTTTCTGATTTTGGGTTAGCGAAACTTCTAGATTCCGACGCAAGCCATATTAATACAAGAGTGATGGGAACATATGG ATATGTTGCACCTGAATATGCGAATAGTGGGATGCTGAATGAAAAGAGTGATATTTACAGTTTTGGAGTTGTGTTGTTGGAATGCATTACAGCTAGGGATCCAGTTGATTACAGTAAGCCTGCAGATGAG TCAAATCTTGTAGAGTGGCTTAAGATGATGGTTAGCACTAAGAGGGCAGAGGAAGTCGTGGACCCAAGCCTTGAGATTAAACCACCTAAACGTGCTCTTAAGCGGGCAATTCTGGTTGGCCTGAAGTGTGTTGATCCTGATGCGGACAAGAGGCCGAAGATGAGCCATGTGGTCCAAATGCTTGAAGCCGTTCAGAAAGCATACCAAGAA GATCTGAAGAAGCACAGCCAGATGGGAAGCGTCGATTTAGAGTCGCAGCAGTCGTTAGAGGAGCTGTCAAACGGTGCTGATGCCTGA